A portion of the Anoplopoma fimbria isolate UVic2021 breed Golden Eagle Sablefish chromosome 15, Afim_UVic_2022, whole genome shotgun sequence genome contains these proteins:
- the LOC129103891 gene encoding D-aminoacyl-tRNA deacylase 2-like — protein MAERSGAPAARAVLQQCLQAGLQVQPAEELSEAQAVQIDRGMVIYICFFKGATDDILPKMVSTLLSLRLCESDSGKMVSVSELPGSLLIVPQATLGGKAKGRGMQYHNNIGKEDGLRLYGAFVSLCEEELKAASSSAEVTVKHGTYGNRQVLKLDTNGPYTHLMEF, from the exons ATGGCAGAGAGGAGCGGTGCTCCGGCGGCCCGGGCGGTGCTGCAGCAGTGTCTGCAGGCCGGGCTGCAGGTTCAACCGGCGGAGGAGCTCTCAGAGGCTCAGGCCGTCCAG atcGACAGAGGAATGGTGATTTATATCTGCTTCTTTAAAGGAGCAACGGACGACATCCTGCCCAAGATGG TGTCCACGCTGCTGAGCCTCCGTCTGTGCGAGTCCGACTCGGGGAAGATGGTTTCGGTGTCGGAGCTCCCCGGCAGCCTGCTGATCGTCCCTCAGGCCACGCTGGGCGGGAAGGCCAAAGGTCGAGGCATGCAGTACCACAACAACATCGGCAAAGAGGACGGGCTGCGGCTCTACGGCGCCTTCGTCTCTCTGtgtgaggaggagctgaaggcggcttcttcttctgctgaaGTGACGGTGAAACACGGGACGTACGGAAACAGACAGGTGCTGAAGCTCGACACCAACGGACCGTACACACATCTGATGGAGTTCTGA